From Acidobacteriota bacterium, the proteins below share one genomic window:
- a CDS encoding AAA family ATPase yields the protein MILLRCHILGFGKFTDRRFTFDGGLNIVVAPNEGGKSTLQRFLVGLLYGQLRADLRVQRRLDPWVDAYRPWRGAEYGGRLWVRLGEGGEVEIRRAFGREETRIEIRAGSGEEITRRYDQQRNGEVLFAQTHLGIPKGLFESVAVIRENQVSGIGGCEAIRDRIANLAQSGDEDLSIRGSLARIQDALDLLGSERAPTKPYRQALDLVAALEAEKRGALERRTQFEGWLEERNRVSGEIRDLERELARASAAVLSARRRETVVRVRSLEEIDRDLREVRSELEGLGARADFPAERLEELDRLTGAGERGARHLDEARAAKAAAEAALARAESARGELLPYAALAAGNEADRITEWFVSYLGLSLQKDGAEKTRSRLEGEAQAMRERLAGRSPAVADGTDWQRLAREAAEEEQTAAREGALLAGTISEEKARRAETGRLARRRGILAAATLVLALAPSVWGLVYGFGRIPLPYAAGIGAVLAAVSAALFILARRGGGAARGLERSIRGLEAELESLRDKGSDKRRALDAATAESGFRKLEDFLAVVRQCELDRERLSDLEARRVEAEAQAERLGSESGERYRLLKESLARVGLPCSPGSLKFQVDAARSNLRRFRELDAHCSACAGRVRDLTVEQESLEREHAETCARVDLLLSEAGVASAEEFRRECAGWRRLGELTDRQASRTREFQRLAEGLSLEEWKEKLAALPESPGPEEAARAAGNAPAPYLPCLPSMAEAAAQEAETAARLAAAREELAAAVERVRHAFHGIRPASDIDEDLALALRRLRELETNRSALAIAHETIEALSRQQQEVLAPQLNAAVEQRFLRLSRGRYEEVKVDPDFQIWVRESDTGELRLAEHLSRGTQDQIYFATRFGVLDMISAEKERCPGLLDEPFAAYDRPRLGEAFEVLAEEAERRQLIVFTCREDLPELALGRGAKVIRL from the coding sequence GTGATCCTCCTGCGCTGCCACATTCTCGGATTCGGGAAGTTTACCGACCGCCGCTTCACCTTTGACGGCGGGCTCAATATCGTTGTCGCACCCAACGAGGGGGGCAAATCCACCCTGCAGCGCTTTCTCGTCGGGCTCCTGTACGGGCAGCTGCGGGCCGACCTGAGGGTTCAGCGCCGGCTCGATCCGTGGGTCGACGCGTACCGGCCCTGGCGGGGGGCCGAATACGGCGGGAGGCTCTGGGTACGGCTCGGGGAGGGCGGGGAGGTGGAGATCCGCCGCGCCTTCGGGAGGGAGGAGACCCGGATCGAAATCCGCGCCGGGAGCGGGGAGGAGATCACCCGGCGGTACGACCAGCAGCGCAACGGGGAGGTGCTGTTCGCCCAGACACACCTGGGCATCCCCAAGGGGCTGTTCGAATCGGTGGCCGTCATCCGGGAAAACCAGGTCTCGGGGATCGGCGGCTGCGAGGCCATCCGCGACCGGATCGCGAACCTGGCCCAGTCGGGGGACGAAGACCTCTCCATCCGCGGAAGCCTCGCCCGGATCCAGGACGCTCTCGATCTCCTCGGGTCGGAAAGGGCGCCGACGAAGCCGTATCGGCAGGCGCTGGACCTCGTCGCCGCGCTCGAGGCCGAGAAGCGGGGGGCGCTGGAGCGCCGGACCCAATTCGAGGGCTGGCTCGAGGAGCGGAACCGGGTTTCGGGGGAGATCCGGGACCTCGAGCGGGAACTCGCCCGGGCTTCGGCCGCGGTCCTTTCCGCCCGGAGGAGAGAAACGGTCGTCAGGGTCCGCTCGCTCGAGGAGATCGACCGGGACCTCCGGGAGGTCCGGTCGGAGCTGGAGGGGCTCGGGGCGCGGGCCGATTTCCCGGCGGAGCGGCTGGAGGAGCTCGACCGGCTGACGGGGGCGGGGGAAAGGGGCGCCCGACACCTCGACGAGGCGCGCGCGGCTAAAGCCGCGGCGGAGGCGGCCCTCGCCCGCGCCGAGTCGGCGCGGGGCGAGCTGCTCCCCTACGCCGCGCTGGCCGCAGGCAACGAGGCGGACCGGATCACGGAATGGTTCGTCTCCTACCTCGGCCTTTCGCTTCAAAAGGACGGGGCGGAGAAGACCCGATCGCGCCTCGAGGGGGAGGCCCAGGCGATGAGAGAGCGCCTGGCCGGGCGGAGCCCGGCGGTGGCGGACGGGACCGACTGGCAGCGCCTGGCGCGCGAGGCGGCCGAGGAGGAGCAGACGGCCGCGCGGGAGGGGGCTCTGCTGGCCGGAACGATTTCGGAGGAGAAGGCGCGGCGCGCTGAAACGGGGCGCCTGGCCCGGCGGAGGGGAATCCTGGCCGCGGCGACGCTGGTGCTGGCGCTTGCGCCGTCGGTCTGGGGGCTGGTGTACGGGTTCGGGCGGATCCCCCTCCCGTACGCCGCCGGAATCGGGGCCGTGCTGGCCGCCGTCTCGGCCGCGCTTTTCATCCTCGCGCGCAGGGGGGGCGGCGCCGCGCGCGGGCTCGAGCGGTCGATCCGAGGGCTGGAGGCCGAGCTGGAGTCCCTCAGGGACAAGGGGAGCGACAAGCGGAGGGCGCTGGACGCCGCCACGGCGGAGTCCGGTTTCCGGAAACTCGAGGATTTTCTCGCCGTGGTCCGGCAGTGCGAGCTGGACCGGGAGCGGCTCTCCGACCTCGAGGCGCGGCGGGTCGAGGCGGAAGCCCAGGCGGAGCGCCTGGGGTCGGAGTCGGGGGAGCGCTATCGTCTGTTGAAGGAAAGCCTGGCCAGGGTGGGGCTCCCCTGCTCCCCCGGAAGCCTGAAATTCCAGGTGGACGCCGCGCGCTCCAACCTCCGCCGGTTCCGCGAACTGGACGCTCACTGCAGCGCCTGCGCCGGGAGGGTGCGCGACCTGACGGTGGAACAGGAAAGCCTGGAGCGGGAGCACGCTGAAACCTGCGCCCGCGTCGACCTCCTCCTCTCCGAAGCGGGGGTGGCCTCGGCGGAGGAGTTCCGCCGGGAGTGCGCCGGGTGGAGGAGGCTCGGGGAACTCACCGACCGGCAGGCCTCCCGGACCCGGGAATTCCAGCGGCTGGCGGAAGGCCTCAGCCTGGAGGAGTGGAAGGAGAAGCTCGCGGCGCTTCCCGAAAGCCCCGGGCCGGAGGAGGCCGCCAGGGCGGCGGGAAACGCGCCGGCCCCCTACCTGCCCTGCCTCCCCTCGATGGCGGAGGCGGCGGCGCAGGAGGCGGAGACGGCCGCGCGGCTCGCCGCCGCGAGGGAGGAACTCGCCGCCGCCGTGGAGCGCGTCCGGCACGCCTTTCACGGCATCCGGCCCGCTTCCGACATCGACGAGGACCTGGCCCTCGCGCTCCGGAGGCTGCGCGAGCTGGAGACGAACCGGAGCGCGCTCGCGATCGCCCACGAGACGATCGAGGCCCTTTCGCGGCAGCAGCAGGAAGTCCTGGCGCCGCAGCTGAACGCGGCCGTGGAGCAGCGTTTCCTGCGCCTCTCCCGGGGCCGCTACGAAGAGGTCAAGGTGGACCCCGATTTCCAGATCTGGGTGCGGGAGTCGGACACGGGAGAACTGCGCCTGGCGGAGCATCTGAGCCGCGGGACCCAGGACCAGATATACTTCGCGACGCGGTTCGGGGTGCTGGACATGATCTCGGCGGAAAAGGAGCGCTGCCCGGGGCTCCTGGACGAACCGTTCGCCGCCTACGACCGGCCGAGGCTGGGGGAGGCGTTCGAGGTCCTGGCCGAGGAGGCCGAACGGCGCCAGTTGATTGTGTTCACGTGCAGGGAGGACCTGCCGGAGCTGGCGCTCGGGCGGGGGGCGAAGGTGATTCGGCTTTGA
- a CDS encoding ABC transporter ATP-binding protein codes for MLRLENVSLELGGKRILHDLNFETRPGEIHSILGANGTGKSTLASVILGLGGYRDIGGRILFHGEDITALGVSERAQRGITMAWQEPARFEGLSVGEYLAIGRRGTRGDAPDPAECLLKVGLAPAGYLARAVDGTLSGGERKRIELASLLTMAPKLAILDEPDSGIDALSIDCVVEVIRTFSRNGTTVLLITHHEEVAEIADRASSLCGGTVLKTGDPVAVARFFRNNCQECLHVNAPQLGGLE; via the coding sequence ATGTTGCGGCTTGAGAACGTCTCGCTGGAACTCGGCGGGAAGAGAATCCTTCACGATCTGAATTTCGAAACCCGCCCGGGCGAGATCCACAGCATCCTGGGCGCCAACGGCACGGGAAAATCGACCCTGGCGTCGGTGATCCTGGGGCTCGGCGGCTACCGGGATATCGGGGGGCGGATCCTTTTTCACGGGGAGGACATCACGGCGCTGGGGGTTTCCGAGCGCGCGCAGCGCGGCATCACCATGGCGTGGCAGGAGCCGGCGCGCTTCGAGGGGTTGAGCGTCGGGGAATACCTCGCCATCGGGCGGCGCGGCACCCGGGGCGACGCCCCGGACCCCGCCGAGTGCCTGCTGAAGGTGGGGCTCGCCCCCGCCGGCTACCTGGCGCGCGCCGTCGACGGTACCCTGAGCGGCGGGGAGCGCAAGAGGATCGAGCTGGCCTCGCTCCTGACCATGGCCCCGAAACTGGCCATTCTCGACGAGCCCGATTCCGGGATCGACGCCCTTTCCATCGACTGCGTCGTGGAGGTGATCCGGACCTTTTCCCGCAACGGGACGACGGTGTTGCTGATCACGCACCATGAAGAGGTCGCCGAGATCGCCGACCGGGCCTCCTCCCTGTGCGGGGGGACCGTGCTGAAGACGGGGGACCCGGTCGCGGTCGCGCGCTTCTTCCGCAACAACTGCCAGGAATGCCTGCATGTCAACGCGCCGCAACTGGGAGGATTGGAATGA
- a CDS encoding SufBD protein, whose amino-acid sequence MTTGLPEQLEALAAAYEASGGHAASLFDGSSASLSVSGNAVIGSNEIPGVHIEGTALPNGVRAVITVDPGAVVARPVHLCFGVVPEEGVQEIVSEYRIGDGARAAFVAHCTFPNALRVRHVMNARMQIGKGAEMTYSETHFHGDRGGAEVLPALKVFLEEGGVLKNEFRLTRGTVGRLKAEYEAELGRDAVCEFYAKAYGKMDDRIVVRESIYLNGENARGLAKSRIVSSGRCQSEVIGEVVGNAPFSRGHIDCVEILKGAHARASAVPRLVVVDDRAKLTHEAAIGSVDKKQVETLMARGLGEDEAVDVVVRGMLR is encoded by the coding sequence ATGACGACGGGACTGCCTGAACAACTGGAGGCGCTCGCCGCCGCCTACGAGGCGAGCGGGGGGCATGCGGCATCGCTCTTCGACGGGAGCTCCGCGAGCCTGTCGGTCAGCGGCAACGCCGTTATCGGCAGCAACGAAATCCCGGGGGTTCACATCGAGGGGACCGCCCTTCCGAACGGCGTCCGGGCCGTAATCACCGTGGACCCGGGGGCCGTCGTGGCACGCCCCGTGCACCTCTGCTTCGGCGTCGTCCCTGAGGAGGGGGTCCAGGAGATCGTCTCGGAGTATCGCATCGGCGACGGCGCCCGGGCGGCGTTCGTGGCCCACTGCACCTTTCCGAATGCGCTGCGGGTCAGGCATGTCATGAACGCCCGCATGCAGATAGGGAAGGGGGCCGAGATGACCTACTCGGAGACGCACTTCCACGGTGACCGGGGCGGGGCGGAGGTGCTCCCGGCGTTGAAGGTGTTCCTGGAGGAAGGGGGTGTCTTGAAGAACGAGTTCCGGCTGACCCGGGGTACGGTCGGCCGCCTCAAGGCGGAGTACGAGGCGGAACTCGGCCGCGACGCCGTGTGCGAGTTCTACGCCAAGGCGTACGGGAAGATGGACGACCGCATCGTTGTCAGGGAATCGATTTACCTCAACGGGGAGAACGCGCGCGGGCTGGCCAAGAGCCGCATCGTGTCCTCCGGCCGCTGCCAGAGCGAGGTCATCGGGGAGGTGGTCGGCAACGCCCCCTTTTCCCGGGGCCACATCGATTGCGTGGAGATCCTCAAGGGCGCCCATGCCCGCGCCAGCGCCGTCCCGCGCCTGGTGGTCGTCGACGACCGCGCGAAGCTGACGCACGAGGCCGCCATCGGCAGCGTCGACAAGAAGCAGGTGGAGACCCTGATGGCCCGGGGCCTGGGCGAGGACGAGGCCGTGGACGTCGTCGTGCGGGGGATGCTGCGCTGA
- a CDS encoding CocE/NonD family hydrolase produces MNIRRATIPLLLLTALLGLSAAWTPGGVAPGYDKREVRIPMRDGRRLFTAVYAPRDASRPYPILLQRTPYGVAPYGADAYPQSLGPSDELARDGFIFAYQDVRGSMMSEGDFVHMRPLGTARRGNGTDESTDAWDTIDWLVRNIPNNNGRVGVWGISYPGFYAAAAMIDAHPALRAVSPQAPIADWFVGDDFHHNGAFFLAHSFGFLAGYGYPRRAPTTELPKPYSWPVPDSYDFFLEMGPLREANRKVFKGRVPFWNELMRHGDYDDFWKARALRPHLENIRPAVMTVGGWFDAEDLFGTLAVYQAVEASSPAAHNILVMGPWDHGGWAQSDGAALGAVRFGAETAVHYRREIELPFFRHFLKGSGGLDLPEASLFLTGANEWRSHSHWPPRSGRPTSFYLREGGSLAREPDRGDAAGAFDQYTSDPRRPVPYIDRKAAGMARDYMVGDQRFAAARADVLTYATGPLEEDLTVAGPVIVSLKVSTTGTDSDFVVKLIDAYPEEGPAARAGARDGSMGGYQQLLRGEPFRGKYRNSFSRPEPFVPGRITPVEFSMPDVYHTFRRGHRVMVQVQSSWFPLVDVNPQRFVDIYGAGESDFQEAVQRIHRSRSAASSITLIRLP; encoded by the coding sequence ATGAATATCCGCCGGGCGACGATCCCGCTTCTCCTGCTGACCGCTCTTCTCGGCCTGTCCGCGGCGTGGACCCCGGGCGGGGTCGCCCCGGGCTACGACAAGCGCGAGGTGCGGATCCCGATGCGGGACGGGCGCAGGCTGTTCACGGCCGTCTACGCCCCCCGGGACGCCTCCCGCCCCTACCCCATCCTGCTCCAGCGCACGCCTTACGGCGTGGCCCCCTACGGGGCCGACGCCTACCCGCAAAGCCTGGGTCCTTCGGACGAACTGGCCCGGGACGGCTTCATCTTCGCCTACCAGGACGTGCGGGGGAGCATGATGTCCGAAGGGGACTTCGTCCACATGCGCCCGCTCGGGACGGCGAGGCGGGGGAACGGCACCGACGAGTCCACCGACGCCTGGGACACGATCGACTGGCTCGTCCGCAACATCCCGAACAACAACGGCCGGGTGGGGGTGTGGGGGATTTCCTACCCGGGGTTCTACGCGGCCGCCGCGATGATCGACGCGCACCCCGCCCTCAGGGCCGTCTCCCCCCAGGCGCCGATAGCGGACTGGTTCGTGGGGGACGACTTCCACCACAACGGGGCCTTCTTCCTGGCCCACTCCTTCGGTTTTCTCGCGGGCTACGGGTATCCCCGCCGGGCTCCCACCACGGAGCTGCCGAAGCCCTACTCCTGGCCGGTCCCCGACAGCTACGACTTCTTCCTCGAAATGGGGCCGCTGCGGGAAGCGAACCGGAAGGTCTTCAAGGGCCGGGTCCCCTTCTGGAACGAGCTGATGCGCCACGGGGATTACGATGATTTCTGGAAGGCGCGCGCCCTCCGCCCGCACCTCGAAAACATCCGGCCGGCCGTCATGACCGTGGGAGGGTGGTTCGACGCGGAGGACCTTTTCGGGACGCTCGCCGTCTACCAGGCCGTGGAAGCCTCGAGCCCCGCGGCGCACAACATCCTGGTCATGGGGCCCTGGGACCACGGGGGGTGGGCGCAGTCGGACGGGGCTGCGCTCGGGGCGGTTCGTTTCGGCGCGGAGACCGCCGTCCACTATCGCCGCGAGATCGAGCTTCCCTTTTTCCGGCATTTCCTGAAGGGGTCGGGCGGGCTCGATCTCCCGGAGGCCTCCCTTTTCCTGACGGGCGCGAACGAGTGGAGGTCGCACTCCCACTGGCCGCCACGTTCGGGCCGGCCGACCAGCTTCTACCTGAGGGAGGGGGGGAGTCTCGCGCGGGAACCGGACCGGGGAGACGCGGCCGGCGCCTTCGACCAGTACACGAGCGACCCGCGCCGCCCGGTTCCCTACATCGACCGGAAGGCCGCCGGGATGGCGCGGGACTACATGGTCGGGGACCAGCGTTTCGCCGCCGCGCGCGCGGATGTGCTGACCTACGCCACCGGCCCCCTCGAGGAGGACCTCACGGTCGCCGGGCCGGTGATCGTGAGCCTCAAGGTCTCCACCACCGGGACCGATTCCGATTTCGTCGTCAAGCTGATCGACGCCTACCCGGAGGAGGGGCCGGCCGCCCGGGCCGGGGCGCGGGACGGGTCGATGGGGGGGTACCAGCAGCTGCTGCGGGGGGAGCCCTTCCGCGGGAAATACCGGAACAGCTTTTCCCGCCCGGAGCCCTTCGTGCCGGGAAGGATCACCCCGGTCGAGTTTTCGATGCCCGACGTCTATCATACCTTCCGCCGGGGCCACCGCGTCATGGTCCAGGTGCAGAGCAGCTGGTTCCCGCTCGTCGACGTCAACCCGCAGCGCTTCGTCGATATCTACGGCGCCGGCGAGAGCGATTTTCAGGAGGCGGTCCAGCGGATCCACCGCTCCCGGAGCGCGGCCTCCTCGATCACCCTGATCCGGCTTCCTTAG
- the hpnH gene encoding adenosyl-hopene transferase HpnH: MGVPISQMLAVAKYIVGRKISGDARYPLVLMLEPLFRCNLACSGCGKIQYPPDILRRQLSPGQCFEAAEECGAPMVSIPGGEPLLHPQIAEIVEGLIARGKFVYLCTNALILKEKLADFRPDRRFTINVHLDGLEGFHDRSVGRAGVHRIAVEAIREAVRRGFRVTTNTTLFNDADPESVRAFFDETMALGVEGMTLSPGYSYEKAADQQHFLGKEETRRLFAGVLRRRRKSWKFNQSPLFLEFLAGARDYDCTPWGMPGYSLFGWQKPCYLLEDGYCRTFAQLLESTDWEKYGPRSGNPKCRNCMVHSGFEASAVNDTFGSPSGMLRTIRAMRR; this comes from the coding sequence ATGGGAGTCCCCATATCTCAAATGCTGGCCGTCGCCAAGTACATCGTCGGGCGCAAGATCTCCGGCGACGCGCGCTATCCGCTGGTCCTCATGCTGGAACCCCTCTTCCGCTGCAACCTCGCCTGCTCCGGGTGCGGAAAGATCCAGTATCCGCCCGACATCCTGCGGCGGCAGCTCTCCCCGGGGCAGTGCTTCGAGGCGGCCGAGGAGTGCGGCGCCCCCATGGTCAGCATCCCCGGGGGGGAGCCGCTGCTGCATCCGCAGATCGCCGAGATCGTGGAGGGGCTGATCGCCCGCGGGAAATTCGTCTACCTCTGCACGAACGCCCTCATCCTGAAGGAAAAACTGGCCGACTTCCGCCCCGACAGACGCTTCACCATCAACGTCCACCTCGACGGGCTGGAAGGGTTCCACGACCGGTCGGTGGGGCGCGCGGGGGTGCACCGCATCGCCGTGGAGGCGATCAGGGAGGCCGTGAGAAGGGGGTTCCGCGTCACCACCAACACCACCCTTTTCAACGACGCCGACCCGGAGAGCGTGCGCGCGTTCTTCGACGAGACGATGGCCCTCGGCGTCGAGGGGATGACGCTGTCGCCCGGCTACAGCTATGAAAAGGCGGCCGACCAGCAGCACTTTCTCGGGAAGGAAGAGACCCGGCGCCTGTTCGCCGGGGTGCTGCGCCGGCGCCGAAAGAGCTGGAAGTTCAACCAGAGCCCGCTCTTTCTCGAATTCCTGGCCGGGGCGAGAGACTACGACTGTACCCCCTGGGGAATGCCCGGCTACAGCCTGTTCGGCTGGCAGAAGCCCTGCTATCTGCTCGAGGACGGCTACTGCAGAACCTTCGCGCAGCTGCTCGAGAGCACCGACTGGGAAAAATACGGTCCGCGGTCGGGCAACCCGAAGTGCCGCAACTGCATGGTCCACAGCGGGTTCGAAGCCAGCGCCGTCAACGACACCTTTGGCTCCCCGTCGGGGATGCTCCGCACGATCCGCGCGATGCGGCGCTGA
- a CDS encoding cysteine--tRNA ligase, whose amino-acid sequence MKAPVFGSGALDLIGNTPLVRLRRLSPNPEVEIWAKLENANPGGSIKDRIARSMIEAAEASGELGRDKTILEATSGNTGIGLALVGGVKGYKVLLAMSEGVSQERCQILSALGAEFLKTPARLGTDGAIEAVYRLNRREPGRYFIPDQYNNPANPLAHYNGTAVEVWEQTGGTITHLVASIGTSGTLMGMGRRLREYNPAVRIIGVEPYLGHKIQGLKNMKEAYRPGIFDRKLLDAKVNIKDDDAFAAARRLAREEGLFVGMSAGAACHVALETARELQRGVIVVILPDGGDRYLSTSLFHSSVPVARREPKLELYDTLSRAQRQFQPLEPGKVSIYSCGPTVNAAPTLGVLRRVMVADLLRRVLEYCGFEVRHVMNITDLDDNTIRESIRQGIGLRELTDRHTAEFMECLDRLGVRHAWKYPRTTEHVDDMVGLARELVAAGYAYERLRSVYFDISRFPKYGALSGLDFSKIRVGATVDLDEYDKENPRDFTLFKRATLAEMAHDIFYETDWGNVRPSWHVQCAAMSRRYLGEEFDIHTSGSDILFPHNENEIAQCEALHGRGPARYWVHSGLVLAGGKKMSRSAGNAVTLEDLMRSGYSAREVRYLLLSAHYRQPLAYSEGGLEAARAALGRIDTFVARLRICSGKGSGDSIRGAVDEMTASFEAAMEADLNVPRALGALFLLIRRANPLLADRSLSRRDADLALAALEKINSVLGFVDLNPAEAEAADPEVEALISLREEARERKDYAEADRIREELKGRSIVLEDTPYGTIHWTDPRPARG is encoded by the coding sequence ATGAAAGCTCCCGTATTCGGCTCCGGCGCACTCGATCTCATAGGCAACACTCCGCTTGTCCGGCTCCGGCGCCTCAGCCCCAACCCGGAGGTCGAAATCTGGGCCAAGCTCGAAAACGCCAACCCGGGGGGCTCCATCAAGGACCGGATCGCCCGGTCGATGATCGAGGCGGCGGAAGCTTCGGGCGAACTGGGCCGCGACAAGACCATCCTGGAAGCCACCAGCGGAAACACGGGGATCGGGCTCGCCCTGGTGGGCGGGGTGAAGGGGTACAAGGTTCTCCTCGCGATGAGCGAGGGGGTCAGCCAGGAGCGCTGCCAGATCCTCTCGGCCCTGGGAGCCGAATTCCTCAAGACCCCGGCCCGGCTCGGCACCGACGGCGCCATCGAGGCCGTCTATCGCCTGAACCGCCGGGAGCCGGGCAGGTACTTCATTCCCGACCAGTACAACAACCCGGCCAACCCGCTGGCGCACTATAACGGCACGGCGGTGGAGGTCTGGGAGCAGACCGGGGGGACCATCACCCACCTGGTCGCCTCCATCGGGACCTCGGGCACCCTCATGGGAATGGGCCGGCGGCTCAGGGAGTACAACCCCGCGGTCCGCATCATCGGCGTGGAGCCCTACCTGGGACACAAGATCCAGGGCCTCAAGAACATGAAGGAGGCCTACCGGCCGGGGATCTTCGACCGGAAGCTGCTCGACGCCAAGGTCAACATCAAGGACGACGACGCCTTCGCGGCCGCCCGGCGGCTGGCGCGGGAGGAGGGCCTGTTCGTGGGGATGAGCGCGGGGGCCGCCTGCCACGTGGCCCTCGAAACGGCCAGGGAACTCCAGCGCGGGGTCATCGTCGTCATCCTCCCGGACGGGGGAGACCGCTATCTCAGCACCTCCCTCTTCCACTCCTCCGTCCCCGTCGCGCGCCGGGAGCCCAAGCTGGAGCTGTACGACACGCTCTCGCGCGCCCAGCGCCAGTTCCAGCCGCTCGAACCGGGGAAGGTGTCGATCTATTCCTGCGGGCCCACGGTGAACGCCGCGCCCACCCTTGGGGTGTTGCGCCGCGTGATGGTGGCCGACCTGCTGCGGCGGGTCCTGGAGTATTGCGGCTTCGAGGTCCGGCACGTGATGAACATCACCGACCTCGACGACAACACGATCCGGGAATCGATCAGGCAGGGGATTGGCCTCCGCGAGCTGACCGACCGCCACACGGCGGAATTCATGGAGTGCCTGGACCGGCTGGGGGTCAGGCACGCGTGGAAATACCCCCGGACCACCGAGCACGTCGACGACATGGTCGGACTGGCGCGGGAGCTGGTCGCCGCGGGGTACGCCTACGAGCGGCTCCGCAGCGTCTATTTCGACATCAGCCGGTTTCCGAAATACGGCGCGCTGAGCGGGCTCGATTTTTCCAAGATCAGGGTCGGCGCCACCGTGGACCTGGACGAATACGACAAGGAGAATCCCAGGGATTTCACCCTGTTCAAGCGGGCCACCCTGGCCGAGATGGCGCACGACATCTTCTACGAGACCGACTGGGGCAACGTCCGCCCCAGCTGGCACGTCCAGTGCGCGGCCATGAGCCGGCGCTACCTGGGCGAGGAGTTCGATATCCACACCAGCGGCAGCGACATCCTCTTCCCCCACAACGAGAACGAGATCGCCCAGTGCGAGGCGCTCCACGGCAGGGGCCCGGCGCGTTACTGGGTGCACTCGGGCCTGGTGCTGGCCGGGGGAAAGAAGATGTCCCGGTCGGCCGGCAACGCGGTGACGCTCGAGGACCTCATGCGCTCGGGGTATTCCGCGCGGGAGGTCCGCTACCTTCTCCTGTCGGCCCACTACCGCCAGCCGCTCGCCTATTCCGAGGGGGGCCTCGAGGCCGCCCGCGCGGCGCTCGGGCGGATCGACACCTTCGTCGCCCGGCTCAGGATCTGTTCCGGCAAAGGGTCGGGTGATTCCATCCGGGGCGCCGTCGATGAGATGACGGCCTCGTTCGAGGCTGCCATGGAAGCCGATCTCAACGTCCCCAGGGCCCTGGGGGCCCTGTTCCTCCTTATCCGGCGGGCGAACCCTCTCCTGGCGGACCGGAGCCTGTCGCGCAGGGATGCCGACCTGGCGCTCGCGGCGCTGGAGAAAATCAACTCGGTGCTGGGATTCGTGGACCTGAACCCTGCGGAAGCCGAAGCGGCGGATCCCGAGGTGGAGGCCCTGATCTCCCTGCGCGAGGAGGCGAGGGAAA